In the Leptospira sp. WS4.C2 genome, one interval contains:
- the ilvB gene encoding biosynthetic-type acetolactate synthase large subunit has protein sequence MSSTTEAITGGRLMVELLEEAGVEIVFGYPGGAILPFYDELYHSKKIKHILVRHEQGAVHMAEGYARSTGKLGVCIATSGPGATNLITGLTDAKLDSIPILAITGQVATDAIGTDAFQEADIFGITIPITKYNALIKKADDLARHFEEAIKIAMGGRPGPVLLDFPKDVQTQKTTVRKASSLKIAPHHYERPKVKGDPQEFAEVLNQAKRPLLYVGGGAINSFASAEIKALAEKANAPVTTTLMGLGAFPGTHPLSVGMLGMHGTAYANKAVLECDYILNLGARFDDRVAKYQDFAPNAIRAHVDIDAAEFNKRINVDHILHGDLKDAIREILPFVKGGDRTSWIEHIQTLKKNHPLDFDNSGDNIKPQDFLQRVYAKTKGEAIVSTDVGQHQMWAAQYYLFDRPNTWLTSGGLGTMGYGLPAAIGAKFGNPDKTVICVTGDGSFQMCIQELATIAQSKLGVKILLFNNNFLGMVRQWQELFYEERFSESQWTYNPNFVKLAEAYGIPAMKIEHKSEIEKGVDFFLKDSGSALIEVMIPAEEKVFPMIPAGKSQQDLIEFKDLGKLKK, from the coding sequence ATGTCATCTACAACCGAAGCAATTACAGGCGGCCGACTGATGGTCGAATTATTGGAAGAAGCTGGTGTGGAGATTGTCTTTGGATACCCTGGTGGTGCCATCCTCCCATTTTACGACGAACTCTATCATAGTAAAAAAATTAAACATATCCTGGTTCGTCATGAACAAGGTGCCGTCCATATGGCAGAAGGTTATGCAAGATCTACGGGAAAGTTAGGTGTTTGTATCGCCACATCTGGTCCTGGTGCTACCAATTTAATCACTGGTCTTACCGACGCCAAATTGGATTCCATTCCCATCCTTGCCATCACTGGACAAGTTGCTACAGATGCCATCGGAACCGATGCCTTCCAAGAGGCAGATATTTTTGGAATCACCATTCCTATTACCAAATACAATGCTCTCATCAAAAAAGCAGATGATCTCGCTCGTCATTTTGAAGAAGCGATCAAAATAGCCATGGGAGGAAGACCAGGACCAGTTTTACTTGATTTTCCAAAAGATGTACAAACCCAAAAAACAACAGTAAGAAAGGCATCTTCACTCAAAATTGCTCCTCATCATTATGAAAGACCAAAGGTCAAAGGGGATCCGCAAGAATTTGCGGAAGTTCTAAACCAAGCCAAACGCCCGTTACTGTATGTGGGGGGTGGTGCCATCAATTCTTTTGCTTCCGCTGAAATTAAGGCTTTAGCAGAAAAAGCAAATGCTCCTGTGACTACAACTCTTATGGGTCTTGGTGCTTTTCCAGGGACGCATCCTTTATCGGTGGGAATGCTTGGAATGCATGGAACGGCTTATGCCAACAAAGCAGTGTTAGAGTGTGATTATATTTTAAATTTGGGTGCCAGGTTTGATGACCGTGTTGCCAAATACCAAGACTTTGCCCCGAATGCCATTCGTGCTCATGTGGACATTGATGCGGCTGAGTTTAACAAACGTATCAATGTAGATCATATCCTTCATGGAGACCTAAAAGATGCCATTCGCGAAATCCTTCCTTTTGTCAAAGGAGGAGACCGCACTTCTTGGATTGAACATATTCAAACCTTAAAGAAAAATCATCCACTCGATTTTGATAACAGTGGGGATAACATCAAACCACAAGACTTCTTACAACGGGTGTATGCTAAAACCAAAGGCGAAGCCATTGTTTCGACTGATGTAGGCCAACACCAAATGTGGGCAGCTCAGTATTATCTTTTTGACAGGCCCAATACTTGGTTAACTTCAGGGGGACTTGGTACAATGGGGTATGGACTTCCAGCTGCTATTGGTGCCAAATTTGGAAACCCTGACAAAACAGTGATTTGTGTGACGGGAGACGGATCTTTTCAGATGTGTATTCAAGAACTTGCTACCATCGCACAATCTAAGTTAGGTGTCAAAATTTTATTATTCAATAATAACTTTCTCGGAATGGTGCGCCAGTGGCAGGAACTATTTTATGAAGAAAGATTTAGTGAGTCGCAGTGGACTTATAATCCAAACTTCGTCAAACTTGCAGAAGCCTACGGGATTCCGGCGATGAAGATTGAACACAAATCTGAAATTGAAAAGGGAGTGGATTTTTTCCTAAAAGATAGTGGATCAGCCCTGATTGAAGTGATGATCCCAGCGGAAGAAAAAGTCTTCCCAATGATCCCTGCAGGAAAATCACAACAAGATCTAATCGAATTCAAAGACTTGGGGAAATTGAAAAAATGA
- a CDS encoding tetratricopeptide repeat protein: MENTDTEKPQEDEKFTKIKALAKEAYRFLDQGRFKEAKERLDILLDEDPTNTYGLVGLGDYYAKTKQPEQAIQYYRKCLAGDTTNKFSLMGLMNAYRDLNSLKRIIEVAEEFHHITITDASILSRVADAHRKLKNFKESEVYYMEALQINPNDQYVIVGLGHLYFACQRYVDAIQWWEKLLSSQPNNIKILTEIGNSYRKIKDFDKAILYYDRAKELDPKNFFALYGLAESYRGKKDFKTAITFWEKILESDPDNKLIINRYADSLRGLGNYDKALECFNKILASGDDYFALLGKAAALRLIGDLEKAEEIYLGLLSKSPSDPRPALELSDLWDIMGKKPEAIKLLEDLAKKNPSNESIRERIEYLKD; encoded by the coding sequence ATGGAAAACACAGATACTGAAAAGCCACAAGAAGATGAAAAGTTTACAAAAATAAAAGCTCTTGCAAAAGAGGCATATCGTTTTCTTGATCAAGGTCGTTTTAAAGAAGCCAAGGAACGATTAGACATATTACTGGATGAAGATCCCACCAACACCTATGGCCTAGTAGGTCTTGGCGACTATTACGCCAAAACAAAACAACCAGAACAAGCCATCCAATACTATCGAAAATGTTTGGCCGGTGACACAACCAATAAGTTTTCACTTATGGGACTTATGAATGCTTACAGAGATTTAAATAGTCTCAAACGTATCATCGAAGTGGCAGAAGAATTCCACCACATAACAATTACAGATGCAAGTATCCTTTCTCGAGTTGCCGATGCCCATAGGAAACTAAAGAACTTCAAAGAATCAGAAGTTTATTATATGGAAGCTCTCCAAATCAATCCCAATGACCAATATGTGATTGTGGGGCTCGGACATTTATACTTTGCCTGCCAGAGGTATGTGGATGCCATCCAGTGGTGGGAAAAACTACTTTCTAGCCAACCAAACAATATTAAAATCCTTACAGAGATCGGAAACAGCTACCGCAAAATCAAGGACTTTGATAAAGCCATTCTTTACTACGACCGCGCCAAAGAACTAGATCCCAAAAACTTCTTTGCTCTCTACGGTCTTGCCGAATCCTATCGTGGTAAAAAAGATTTTAAAACTGCCATTACCTTTTGGGAAAAAATTCTCGAATCCGATCCAGACAACAAACTCATCATCAATCGTTATGCGGATTCACTTCGTGGTCTTGGGAATTACGACAAAGCACTCGAATGTTTTAATAAAATTCTCGCAAGCGGTGACGACTACTTTGCCTTACTGGGAAAAGCGGCCGCCTTACGCCTCATTGGTGACTTAGAAAAAGCAGAAGAAATTTATTTAGGCCTACTTTCCAAGTCTCCGAGTGATCCAAGACCGGCACTGGAACTTTCTGACCTTTGGGACATTATGGGAAAAAAACCTGAGGCCATCAAACTTTTGGAAGATTTAGCAAAGAAAAATCCTTCCAATGAATCCATTCGAGAAAGGATTGAATACTTAAAGGATTAA
- a CDS encoding MFS transporter — MKYISKTVWVLSLVSLFTDIASEMLYPILPIYLKSIGYSILFIGILEGITEVVAGYGKGYFGQLSDVTGKRVPFVRLGYTLSAISKPLLSIGQVPFVVLSSRILDRIGKGVRTGARDAILSSEATNKTKARVFGFHRAMDTLGAVIGPSLALAYLYFHPQDYIFLFYFAFLPGIIAIGFTFLLKEKPKQSLQKNLTKGNHSLFSFLSYWKKSNSNYRKLVAGLLVFAFWNSSDVFLILRSKEVGLDDHQVIGIYIFYNLVYAVFSYPLGVFADKIGLKKMFLLGLGIYAIVYLLMGLVQNPILILLAFFLYGVYAAATEGISKAWISNVIPSNETATGIGMYTGLQSISAFFASFIAGSLWFLFGAPVTFVVTGVVVVFVFLYFLKVTITEEITV; from the coding sequence TTGAAATACATTTCTAAAACCGTTTGGGTTTTATCGCTTGTGAGTCTTTTTACAGACATCGCAAGCGAGATGTTATATCCCATTCTTCCTATTTACCTGAAATCTATTGGATACTCTATCCTCTTTATTGGGATCCTGGAAGGAATCACGGAGGTAGTCGCCGGCTACGGCAAGGGATACTTTGGACAACTATCAGATGTTACTGGCAAACGTGTTCCCTTTGTCAGATTGGGATATACCTTAAGTGCCATTTCAAAACCTTTATTAAGCATAGGCCAAGTTCCTTTTGTTGTCTTATCCTCTCGTATTTTGGATCGAATTGGAAAAGGAGTCCGAACAGGAGCAAGGGATGCTATTTTATCCTCCGAAGCCACAAATAAAACCAAGGCCAGAGTGTTTGGATTTCATCGTGCTATGGATACTTTGGGAGCAGTCATTGGACCAAGCCTAGCCTTAGCCTACTTGTATTTCCACCCTCAAGATTATATATTTCTATTTTATTTCGCATTTTTGCCCGGTATCATTGCGATTGGATTTACTTTCCTTTTAAAGGAGAAACCGAAACAATCCCTTCAAAAGAATTTAACGAAAGGGAATCATTCTCTCTTTTCTTTTCTTTCTTATTGGAAAAAATCAAATTCCAACTATAGAAAGTTAGTTGCTGGGCTGCTCGTGTTTGCCTTTTGGAATAGTTCTGATGTGTTTTTGATATTAAGATCGAAAGAAGTCGGACTTGATGACCATCAAGTTATCGGGATTTATATTTTCTATAATTTAGTTTATGCAGTCTTTTCTTATCCACTCGGAGTTTTTGCCGATAAAATTGGATTAAAAAAAATGTTTTTGTTAGGTCTTGGAATTTATGCCATTGTATACTTACTTATGGGATTGGTTCAAAATCCAATTTTGATTTTACTTGCTTTCTTTTTGTATGGTGTCTATGCTGCAGCAACAGAAGGGATTTCCAAGGCTTGGATTAGTAATGTCATTCCAAGTAATGAAACAGCAACAGGGATTGGTATGTATACTGGACTGCAAAGTATTTCAGCGTTCTTTGCAAGTTTCATTGCGGGTTCGTTATGGTTTCTTTTTGGAGCTCCAGTTACTTTTGTTGTCACTGGAGTTGTAGTCGTTTTTGTTTTTCTTTACTTTCTCAAGGTAACAATCACAGAAGAAATAACAGTTTAA
- a CDS encoding P83/100 family protein → MRISRSIIICLFVVGLSLTAQSKAPLGESEIKGSKKIEFINRSLRKASDDMIQENTEIGRKLAETLAKENTATVDGVKIQRILPGADGKLGADILSLSETQSFDHVNSIARIIASYVEKSFQYKVGNAETLAQYILYYNATHRKDSKFFTKKYTEGVISATASDKLGIDTVYKNWPGKTQIIIPIEGNILKDSGKDLTTDELEKDVNKMVKDKEKDPATKQKMEDEAKKMDKLQTDKLKDEKKVLQDKKQEVADEQKQIQDKKDALKKQEAETVASLNELKKDPVKNKTEIEKKTEDIKKIEQEKKDTEKKSEAVEAKKEELSKKEEQVAKKEEARTGGDTAKKEDTVQKVEAKVEELKTELAQTKDELKKKEEQSDNVVNNKILFMKFIKYDTDGHYSNELWAIDPAKDDALYKSSYNNICSKEFKEIANQGVLVLGYDGEKVETRKHKLVLLDPDKLGVKKTSESADIFWRTPMINREDKIYVIEKVKDKYHVARFKSDLSFEKRTEEPVEENSELTFFGDKIYVTGKPKEGDKTTIKVFKKEDLSLLKTIAP, encoded by the coding sequence ATGAGAATTTCTCGTTCCATCATCATTTGCCTATTTGTAGTCGGTCTTTCCCTGACCGCACAGTCCAAAGCCCCTCTCGGTGAATCCGAAATCAAGGGATCCAAAAAAATTGAATTCATCAATCGTTCCTTACGTAAGGCTTCTGATGACATGATCCAAGAAAATACCGAAATTGGTCGTAAACTCGCCGAAACCTTGGCCAAAGAAAATACGGCCACCGTGGATGGAGTGAAAATCCAAAGAATCCTCCCAGGAGCTGATGGAAAACTCGGAGCGGACATCCTTTCTCTTTCGGAGACTCAAAGTTTTGACCATGTCAATTCGATTGCTCGGATCATTGCCTCGTATGTGGAAAAATCCTTTCAATACAAAGTGGGGAATGCAGAAACACTCGCTCAGTACATTTTGTATTACAATGCCACTCACAGAAAAGACTCTAAGTTTTTTACCAAAAAATATACAGAAGGTGTCATCTCTGCAACTGCAAGTGACAAATTAGGAATCGATACGGTTTATAAAAATTGGCCCGGTAAAACACAAATCATCATTCCGATTGAAGGGAATATCTTAAAAGACAGTGGGAAAGATCTCACAACAGATGAGTTAGAAAAAGACGTCAACAAAATGGTAAAGGATAAAGAAAAAGATCCAGCCACCAAACAGAAGATGGAAGATGAAGCCAAAAAAATGGACAAGTTGCAAACCGATAAACTGAAAGATGAAAAGAAGGTTTTGCAAGATAAAAAACAAGAAGTGGCTGATGAACAAAAACAAATCCAAGACAAAAAAGACGCTCTGAAAAAACAGGAAGCGGAAACGGTTGCAAGCCTCAATGAGTTAAAAAAAGATCCTGTGAAAAACAAAACAGAGATTGAAAAGAAAACCGAAGACATCAAAAAAATTGAACAAGAGAAAAAAGACACTGAGAAAAAATCCGAAGCTGTAGAAGCAAAGAAGGAAGAACTCAGTAAAAAAGAAGAACAAGTCGCTAAAAAAGAAGAAGCTCGCACGGGTGGGGACACGGCGAAAAAAGAGGACACTGTCCAAAAAGTCGAAGCCAAAGTGGAAGAACTAAAAACGGAGCTTGCACAAACCAAAGACGAACTGAAGAAAAAAGAAGAACAAAGCGACAATGTTGTGAATAATAAAATTCTTTTTATGAAGTTTATCAAATACGATACAGATGGTCATTACTCCAATGAACTTTGGGCCATTGATCCTGCCAAAGACGATGCTCTTTATAAAAGTTCTTATAATAATATCTGTTCTAAGGAATTTAAAGAAATCGCTAATCAGGGAGTTCTTGTTCTAGGGTATGACGGCGAAAAAGTAGAAACACGTAAACACAAACTTGTGTTACTGGATCCAGACAAGTTAGGTGTCAAAAAAACAAGCGAATCTGCAGATATTTTCTGGAGAACACCTATGATCAATCGAGAAGATAAAATCTACGTAATTGAAAAGGTAAAAGACAAATACCATGTCGCCAGATTTAAATCAGACTTATCCTTTGAAAAAAGGACAGAAGAGCCGGTAGAAGAAAACTCTGAACTTACTTTTTTTGGGGATAAAATCTACGTGACCGGTAAACCGAAAGAAGGTGACAAAACTACCATTAAAGTCTTTAAAAAAGAAGATTTAAGCCTACTCAAAACCATCGCTCCGTAA
- the serC gene encoding 3-phosphoserine/phosphohydroxythreonine transaminase: MPTFTHRIFNFNAGPAMLPTEVMEEAKSEFLNYKGTGMSVMEMSHREKHFLNILNESLADLRDLLELPSRYAVVYFPGGATLQFSAIPFNYLAAGESADFALTGVWAKKAFEEAKKFYPNVKSIFNGADSKYMELPTITDDIVNDGAKYVYITSNNTIYGSRYKIFPKLKKAPLFADMTSELLSRKLPIEDFSVIFAGAQKNIGPSGLTLVIYDKEKLPEQTHPIPNLMNYALMEKNGSNYNTPPTYSIYIASLVFKYLKRKGGISVMEATNERKAKKLYDALDVSSLFYAPVPEAFRSAMNVVFRSHNDSLDSKFLTLAEEQGFAGLKGYRDVGGFRASIYNAMPEEGVDSLISFIKEFERTHG; the protein is encoded by the coding sequence ATGCCAACGTTTACACACAGAATCTTCAATTTTAATGCCGGTCCTGCCATGTTACCTACGGAAGTCATGGAAGAAGCAAAGTCGGAGTTCCTAAACTACAAAGGAACTGGAATGTCCGTGATGGAAATGAGCCATAGAGAGAAACATTTCCTAAATATCCTTAACGAATCACTTGCTGATTTACGAGATCTTTTGGAACTACCTTCTCGTTATGCGGTGGTCTACTTTCCTGGAGGAGCCACTTTACAATTCTCTGCCATTCCCTTTAATTATTTGGCAGCGGGGGAATCTGCAGATTTTGCTTTAACGGGAGTTTGGGCAAAAAAAGCCTTTGAAGAAGCAAAAAAATTCTACCCAAACGTAAAATCTATTTTTAATGGGGCAGATTCTAAATATATGGAACTGCCAACCATTACCGATGACATTGTAAATGATGGAGCCAAGTATGTTTATATCACTTCCAACAATACCATTTACGGATCTCGTTATAAAATCTTTCCTAAACTAAAAAAGGCACCTCTTTTTGCCGACATGACAAGCGAACTCCTGAGTCGTAAACTTCCCATAGAAGACTTCTCTGTGATCTTTGCAGGAGCCCAAAAAAACATAGGGCCCTCTGGGCTCACTCTTGTGATCTATGACAAAGAAAAACTGCCCGAACAAACTCATCCCATTCCCAATCTGATGAACTATGCGCTCATGGAAAAAAATGGCTCTAATTACAATACCCCTCCCACCTACTCTATTTATATAGCCAGTCTTGTTTTCAAATATTTGAAACGTAAAGGTGGGATTTCTGTGATGGAAGCCACAAATGAGAGAAAGGCAAAAAAACTCTATGATGCCCTAGATGTTTCTTCTTTATTTTACGCACCGGTTCCAGAAGCCTTTCGTTCCGCAATGAATGTTGTATTTAGAAGCCATAACGATAGTTTGGATTCAAAATTTTTAACTCTTGCCGAAGAACAAGGGTTTGCTGGTCTCAAAGGATATCGTGATGTAGGTGGTTTTCGAGCTAGCATTTACAACGCAATGCCAGAAGAAGGAGTGGATTCCCTCATTTCTTTTATCAAAGAATTTGAAAGAACCCATGGGTAA
- the rpiB gene encoding ribose 5-phosphate isomerase B, with translation MKEKIGIASDHGGFALKEFLRKSLEETYEIVDYGTKSEESVDYPTIIGDACRKVLSGEVPRLIALCGTGIGASIAANRFKGIRAALCHDEFTAEMSKRHNNANVLVLGGRVLGTDLAQRIVKKWIETEFEGGRHQKRLGLIEEQS, from the coding sequence ATGAAAGAAAAAATTGGAATTGCTTCTGACCACGGAGGATTTGCTCTCAAAGAATTCCTCAGGAAAAGTCTCGAGGAAACCTATGAAATTGTCGATTACGGTACTAAGAGCGAAGAGTCCGTCGACTACCCTACCATCATTGGAGATGCCTGCCGAAAGGTTCTTTCTGGTGAAGTTCCTAGGCTCATCGCACTTTGCGGAACAGGCATTGGAGCCTCCATTGCTGCCAACCGTTTCAAAGGCATTCGAGCGGCCCTTTGCCATGATGAGTTTACGGCGGAAATGTCCAAACGCCATAACAATGCCAATGTATTGGTTTTAGGGGGAAGAGTTCTCGGAACGGATTTAGCACAGAGAATCGTAAAAAAATGGATAGAAACAGAATTCGAAGGTGGACGGCACCAAAAACGATTGGGACTGATCGAAGAACAGTCATAA
- a CDS encoding LamG-like jellyroll fold domain-containing protein, which translates to MVQNSEPGKKNFLKPKENTPKHGELFFDFEGEVREPQTSEGGSTFKSKSISVVSASYLTDDQTFFFGRRSAYFSGRRNQIHLSVSGNSLFGTHPDPFTITIPIRLNEQGAGSVILDRTVFVKGKKYGISLELNENKPTLYVNNLLQKSDGRTTSFTLESPVKIKRKTWEVISIYFDTLNHRFVLYQNGTETAEYENNQADTLGFAFPENDSTPLVLGKSFYGNMDGFHIHKGEPLFEYTKFESVRYDDETKIGYMEGSTALSPILETKYSNSILTRIHWNIEQPKDTMLELYFRGSNQKFLESNTNLSWTRIKSFDKELPKNKFKYYQWKLWFRPDPMGKSVPNVQALSFEYTEQTPPDLPTRFRLEENTNIGQPLCFLWNSNHEKEVQNGGGYIIHYGLLPNRMLGSIFVKKDKNGNLSKIDGNEEDSGFRNKRFCINEETMVNNIYIPEGELTNEEYRPLADQVDTSRKEKRGLLFQPGLTYYFKISAYNRYLNEWDSKDQRSPLSPPISFSFPKEVSN; encoded by the coding sequence GTGGTTCAAAATTCGGAACCCGGAAAAAAGAACTTTCTCAAACCGAAAGAAAACACTCCGAAACATGGGGAACTCTTTTTCGATTTTGAAGGAGAAGTGAGAGAACCACAAACTTCGGAAGGTGGATCCACTTTTAAATCCAAATCCATATCTGTTGTTTCTGCTTCCTATTTAACAGACGACCAAACCTTTTTCTTTGGCAGAAGATCTGCTTATTTTTCGGGACGAAGAAATCAAATTCACTTATCTGTTTCTGGAAATTCACTCTTCGGAACCCATCCCGATCCATTTACCATTACCATCCCGATTCGATTAAACGAACAAGGGGCAGGTTCTGTAATTTTGGACAGAACTGTATTTGTGAAGGGAAAAAAATACGGCATCTCACTCGAGTTAAACGAAAATAAACCCACTCTTTACGTTAACAACCTACTCCAAAAATCCGATGGCCGGACCACAAGTTTTACTTTAGAATCACCAGTAAAAATCAAACGCAAAACTTGGGAAGTGATCTCTATTTACTTTGATACTTTGAACCATAGATTTGTATTATACCAAAATGGAACAGAAACTGCAGAGTATGAAAACAACCAAGCTGATACCTTAGGATTCGCTTTTCCCGAAAACGATTCCACCCCTCTGGTCCTCGGAAAATCTTTTTATGGTAACATGGATGGATTCCATATCCATAAGGGAGAACCTCTATTTGAATATACTAAGTTTGAATCAGTTCGGTATGATGATGAAACTAAAATTGGTTATATGGAAGGAAGTACAGCCCTATCTCCTATTTTAGAAACCAAATATAGTAACTCTATTCTCACCAGGATCCATTGGAATATAGAACAACCGAAAGACACAATGCTTGAACTTTACTTCCGAGGTTCGAACCAAAAGTTTTTAGAATCAAATACAAATCTTTCTTGGACAAGAATCAAATCTTTTGATAAGGAACTTCCCAAAAACAAATTTAAATACTACCAATGGAAATTATGGTTTCGCCCAGATCCAATGGGCAAATCGGTCCCTAATGTACAGGCCTTATCCTTTGAATACACGGAACAAACTCCTCCTGACCTTCCTACACGATTTCGATTGGAGGAAAACACAAACATAGGACAACCACTTTGTTTTTTATGGAATTCTAATCACGAAAAAGAAGTTCAAAATGGTGGTGGTTATATCATACATTATGGTCTGCTCCCCAATCGAATGTTAGGTTCTATATTTGTAAAAAAGGATAAAAATGGGAATCTAAGCAAAATTGACGGTAACGAAGAAGATAGTGGTTTTCGAAATAAACGTTTCTGTATAAACGAAGAAACCATGGTCAATAATATTTATATTCCCGAAGGGGAACTGACTAACGAGGAATACCGGCCTCTTGCTGACCAAGTGGATACATCTAGAAAGGAAAAAAGAGGGCTTCTCTTCCAACCAGGTTTAACATATTATTTCAAAATCTCAGCTTACAATCGCTATTTGAACGAATGGGATTCCAAAGACCAACGAAGTCCACTTTCGCCTCCGATTTCATTTAGTTTCCCCAAAGAAGTTTCGAACTAA
- a CDS encoding CopG family transcriptional regulator codes for MAKIDKRFQILLSEEEQILLKNEASRRGVSQGELIRMALKNEIIQKSELLKRQALTALTELLD; via the coding sequence ATGGCAAAAATTGATAAACGGTTTCAAATCCTACTTTCAGAAGAGGAACAAATTTTGTTAAAAAATGAAGCATCCAGAAGAGGGGTCTCACAAGGAGAACTCATCCGTATGGCTCTTAAAAACGAAATCATCCAAAAATCAGAACTTTTGAAAAGACAGGCACTTACGGCTCTAACGGAGTTACTCGATTGA
- a CDS encoding tetratricopeptide repeat protein: MDKTTTYTFKFVCIFLLSTQTLWAGGSKKKEETTALKKQIYNLHKVDEETSSIPYLERYLDLSQNELYFKLLYAKSLLYRNDLAVPRPDEPAEDRINKAKLIQKNYNLSSKLFQENVLHLEKVRPRDPNLGRWYYLWAFSEWFSDNKEKSIKLFQKAVKLDYRLTESYYNIASLYESLGQWQDASLYWRKFEKAEKELEEED; encoded by the coding sequence ATGGACAAAACTACTACCTATACTTTTAAATTTGTTTGTATTTTTCTCTTATCCACCCAAACTCTCTGGGCCGGTGGTAGCAAAAAAAAAGAAGAAACAACCGCTCTAAAAAAACAAATTTACAATCTCCACAAAGTAGATGAAGAAACCTCGTCCATTCCTTATTTGGAACGTTATCTTGACCTCAGCCAAAATGAGCTCTATTTCAAACTGCTTTATGCAAAGTCACTCCTTTATAGAAATGATTTGGCGGTCCCAAGACCAGATGAACCTGCAGAAGACAGAATCAATAAAGCAAAATTAATTCAAAAAAATTATAATCTCTCCTCCAAACTTTTCCAGGAAAATGTTTTGCATTTAGAAAAAGTAAGACCGAGGGATCCGAATTTAGGTCGTTGGTATTATCTCTGGGCATTCAGTGAATGGTTTTCGGATAACAAAGAGAAGTCGATAAAACTATTTCAAAAGGCTGTGAAATTAGACTATCGTTTAACTGAATCCTATTATAACATTGCTTCTCTTTATGAATCACTAGGGCAGTGGCAGGATGCCAGTTTGTATTGGCGTAAATTTGAAAAGGCTGAGAAAGAATTGGAAGAAGAAGACTAA
- a CDS encoding metalloenzyme: MIFYVFLDGVGIANYDPKSNPFSRFAKGFLAPVGGIPKSDADLPVLPSRLHYIKTDAHMGVPGLPQSATGQTALWTGIPGPKVLERHVSGFPTITLRKIIAQYSMIKVLNEHGHLSDFLNCFSPPYLKHVEEKPKLVSASTLVQLASGRPLKNFDDLRNERGLYMDLTHEIMGTLGIDMLKQGDPLLERRDPYLLGKQSMSRFANYQLALYEYFLTDKVGHAMDWEKAEYVIKNLEDFFRGIIETLDPEKDLLIVSSDHGNMEDLSQKNHTENPAATILYGKNADRFAENIHSLADIVPEIYKTFGMEEALQNTKTNEFLIKSD, translated from the coding sequence ATGATTTTTTATGTATTTTTGGACGGAGTGGGAATCGCAAACTACGACCCAAAATCCAATCCATTCAGTCGTTTTGCCAAAGGATTTTTAGCACCCGTCGGAGGGATTCCGAAATCTGATGCTGACCTACCGGTTTTGCCATCTAGATTACATTATATCAAAACAGATGCTCATATGGGAGTTCCTGGCCTTCCTCAGTCTGCCACTGGCCAAACAGCACTTTGGACGGGAATCCCCGGCCCAAAAGTCCTCGAACGCCATGTGAGTGGATTTCCCACCATCACCCTTCGCAAAATCATAGCCCAATATTCCATGATCAAAGTCCTAAATGAACACGGGCATCTCAGTGATTTTCTAAATTGTTTTTCTCCACCTTACCTAAAACATGTAGAAGAAAAACCGAAACTCGTTTCTGCCTCCACCTTAGTTCAGTTAGCTAGTGGTCGCCCCTTAAAGAACTTCGATGACCTAAGAAATGAAAGAGGTCTCTATATGGATTTAACTCATGAAATTATGGGAACCTTGGGGATCGATATGTTAAAACAAGGGGACCCACTCTTAGAAAGGCGAGATCCCTACTTACTTGGCAAACAATCCATGTCTCGATTTGCCAACTATCAATTGGCATTGTATGAATACTTTCTCACTGACAAAGTGGGACACGCTATGGATTGGGAAAAGGCGGAATATGTGATCAAAAATCTGGAAGATTTTTTTCGCGGGATCATTGAGACTCTCGATCCTGAAAAAGATTTACTCATTGTTTCCAGTGATCATGGAAACATGGAAGACTTAAGTCAAAAAAATCATACGGAAAACCCGGCGGCCACCATCCTCTATGGGAAGAATGCTGACCGCTTCGCAGAAAATATACATTCGCTTGCAGACATTGTTCCGGAAATTTATAAAACTTTCGGAATGGAGGAAGCCCTCCAGAATACAAAAACGAATGAATTTCTAATTAAGTCCGACTAA